In Desulfomonilia bacterium, a single genomic region encodes these proteins:
- the recD gene encoding exodeoxyribonuclease V subunit alpha has product MSEEAFAQIDLHLAGLIERLSGSRTAGSAAALAGRALSERNICADLAGYAGREIESIGVLPDAASWEKELLASGVVSQGDDIAPLVLDNAGRLYLMRYFLYEQRLAGRILSLASQPVCFDARRLREGLARLFPGNADEIDWQKIASIAAATRSFSVITGGPGTGKTTTVARILCLILEQDPSLKIALAAPTGKAAKRLGEAVSNALGALDCEKSIKDAVPYEALTIHRLIGLGSDPSRPAYNEKRPLAADVIVIDEASMVSLPLMSRLVSAMKNGSRLILLGDRDQLSSVEAGFVLGDICDNGTVHEYSREFSLLVKDLTSHELQHGGKSLQDSIVELRKNYRFSSSSGIGLLSTCIKEGRFRAGMPEQDGGVVIRPSPGRAGIRKALAETVIERFSPYIKARDMGEKLDLFNSFRILCALREGPYGVSGMNAAVEGILASAGLISPRGEYYDMMPVMITRNDYTLRLFNGDIGIVAKRPDGRLEAWFSQTSGNVQTIRNIPVARLPENEPVFAMTVHKSQGSEFDNVLLILPEKDSEVLTKELIYTGITRARNTLEIWTNPDILETASKRTALRASGLRYALWE; this is encoded by the coding sequence ATGTCTGAAGAAGCATTCGCCCAAATAGACCTCCACCTTGCCGGGCTGATAGAGAGGCTTTCCGGCAGCCGTACGGCTGGGTCAGCGGCAGCGCTCGCAGGCAGGGCCTTGAGCGAGCGTAACATCTGCGCAGACCTTGCCGGATACGCTGGCAGAGAAATTGAAAGCATCGGAGTCTTGCCCGATGCCGCGTCATGGGAAAAGGAGCTTCTGGCTTCAGGCGTCGTGAGCCAAGGTGATGATATCGCCCCTCTCGTACTCGATAACGCGGGCAGGCTCTACCTGATGAGATATTTCCTGTATGAACAGAGACTTGCCGGTAGAATTCTTTCGCTCGCATCACAGCCTGTATGTTTTGACGCGCGCAGGCTCAGAGAAGGCCTCGCCAGACTCTTCCCCGGAAATGCAGATGAGATCGACTGGCAGAAGATCGCCTCCATAGCCGCGGCCACAAGGAGCTTTTCCGTTATCACGGGCGGGCCGGGAACGGGCAAGACCACGACCGTGGCCAGGATACTCTGCCTTATCCTGGAGCAGGACCCCTCGCTTAAGATAGCCCTTGCCGCGCCCACCGGAAAGGCCGCCAAGCGTCTGGGCGAGGCGGTGTCGAATGCGCTCGGCGCGCTCGACTGCGAAAAGAGCATAAAAGACGCCGTACCGTACGAGGCCCTGACCATTCACCGTCTCATAGGGCTTGGCAGCGACCCGTCCAGACCTGCATACAACGAGAAAAGGCCCCTTGCTGCAGACGTCATCGTCATCGACGAGGCCTCCATGGTGTCTCTGCCGCTCATGTCAAGGCTTGTTTCGGCCATGAAGAACGGCTCGCGCCTTATACTCCTTGGCGACAGGGACCAGCTCTCTTCTGTCGAGGCAGGCTTCGTGCTTGGCGACATATGTGATAACGGAACCGTCCATGAATATTCGAGGGAATTCTCCCTGCTAGTGAAAGACCTGACAAGCCATGAACTACAGCACGGCGGAAAATCCCTGCAGGATTCCATTGTCGAACTCAGGAAGAACTACCGCTTCTCTTCGTCTTCCGGGATTGGCCTTTTGAGCACATGCATAAAAGAGGGCCGCTTCAGAGCCGGAATGCCGGAGCAGGATGGCGGCGTTGTCATCAGGCCTTCGCCCGGAAGGGCCGGGATAAGAAAGGCACTTGCCGAAACCGTGATAGAGCGCTTCTCGCCGTACATAAAGGCCAGGGACATGGGTGAAAAGCTCGATCTTTTCAACTCGTTCAGGATACTGTGTGCGCTGCGTGAAGGCCCTTACGGCGTATCGGGCATGAATGCGGCTGTCGAGGGCATACTAGCCTCGGCCGGACTTATCTCTCCCCGCGGCGAATACTATGATATGATGCCTGTCATGATAACCAGAAATGACTACACGTTGAGGCTCTTTAACGGTGACATAGGCATAGTTGCGAAGAGGCCGGACGGCAGGCTGGAGGCATGGTTCTCCCAGACATCAGGCAATGTGCAGACGATTAGGAATATCCCGGTGGCAAGGCTTCCGGAGAACGAACCCGTCTTTGCCATGACTGTCCACAAGTCGCAGGGCTCGGAATTTGATAATGTCCTTCTTATCCTGCCCGAAAAGGATTCCGAGGTGCTCACAAAAGAGCTCATCTACACCGGGATCACCCGCGCCAGAAACACCCTTGAGATATGGACGAATCCCGATATTCTGGAGACTGCTTCGAAAAGGACAGCACTCAGAGCAAGCGGCCTCAGGTATGCACTATGGGAATAA
- a CDS encoding aldo/keto reductase, which produces MLSRNLGQSGISVSAIGLGCMGLSEFYGQPAQESDAIYLLHKALDLGITHFDTAEIYGLGRNEQLLGKAFAGRWDRIVLATKFGPQRDQATGAFLGVDGSPANVRKSCEKSLKRLGTERIDLYYLHRVDPSTPIEDTVYEMAKLAQEGKIRALGLSEASAKTIERAHAVHPIAALQTEYSIFSRDIEKDILPICVKLGISLVAYSPLGRGMLTGRYTSIGDRPTSDDDYRSQMQPRFQPGNIESNLKLVEAVNEIAAQKGCMAAQVALAWVLDQGDHVVAIPGTTKLANLETNLGALDCRLTEEDRAKLNKLADRVLGDRYSPEEMAGVNK; this is translated from the coding sequence ATGCTATCACGTAATCTTGGACAATCAGGGATTTCAGTATCGGCCATCGGACTTGGATGTATGGGGCTTTCCGAATTTTACGGACAACCCGCGCAGGAATCTGATGCGATCTATCTGCTCCACAAGGCTCTAGATTTAGGGATCACTCATTTCGATACTGCGGAAATCTACGGCCTGGGACGCAATGAGCAACTGCTGGGTAAGGCCTTTGCCGGACGCTGGGACCGGATTGTTCTGGCTACCAAATTCGGTCCGCAAAGAGACCAGGCCACAGGGGCCTTCTTGGGGGTGGACGGCTCTCCAGCCAATGTCCGGAAATCCTGCGAAAAGAGTCTAAAGCGTCTGGGTACCGAAAGGATTGACCTCTATTATCTCCATCGTGTCGATCCGTCGACGCCAATTGAAGATACAGTTTACGAGATGGCTAAGCTGGCTCAAGAGGGCAAGATAAGGGCCCTTGGCCTGTCAGAGGCTTCTGCAAAAACCATCGAGCGGGCGCATGCCGTTCATCCCATTGCAGCGCTTCAGACCGAGTACTCCATATTCAGCCGTGATATTGAGAAGGACATCCTCCCCATCTGCGTAAAACTCGGTATCAGTCTGGTAGCCTACTCGCCCCTGGGCAGGGGGATGCTGACCGGCCGTTATACATCAATCGGTGATAGGCCAACCAGTGATGATGATTACCGGTCACAGATGCAGCCCCGGTTTCAGCCGGGAAATATCGAGTCCAACCTCAAGCTGGTGGAAGCTGTAAATGAGATCGCCGCTCAAAAGGGATGCATGGCGGCGCAGGTTGCCTTGGCCTGGGTGCTGGACCAAGGAGATCATGTCGTAGCTATTCCAGGCACGACCAAGCTAGCCAATCTTGAGACCAACCTCGGGGCGCTTGACTGCCGCCTAACAGAAGAGGATCGAGCTAAACTCAATAAACTGGCGGATCGGGTGTTAGGAGACCGGTACTCGCCTGAAGAGATGGCGGGGGTCAACAAGTAA
- the recB gene encoding exodeoxyribonuclease V subunit beta, which produces MIFDLEKIPLHGVHLIEASAGTGKTYSIEGLYIRLIESGLRPDQILVVTFTEAATSELRDRIRTRLRKNQSMREKEGDSGKAGLLRSAVLAFDTAAIFTIHGFCYRMLNEMAFETGSAYALELITDQTDIAMDTVWDFFRKYIYNLPQEYLARAKLSPDDFLKTARMAGPGTRIIPEVARPGIESGIVSAKTAYSDIQATWKQSRHQVCGILETSSLLNRKSYQRKTVAKAIEEMDGFVEDGFTTVLFDRFKYFRHSFMAEMSNRAEIHIDRPLHPFFEHCDGFAEIFTGLNDAFNAMTIWLKRKFTDFYMSNMPLKKESLGSLHFDDLLLKMRQALASGGEGMKNAVREKFKAALIDEFQDTDPVQWEIFSTIFSDGTMYLIGDPKQSIYGFRGADIFTYLDAKKGIPEKNIHRLDTNRRSVSPLVEAVNRLFAKGPFGHAGIPYERVEPYGKEPQTGLTGEPLRIWTLGDPSAEMNKDDAARQAAEAVAAEAARLINIEHLRPGYIAVLSRKWRQADLVRDALVRRGIKCIITSDEKVFSSPEALLMRLFLDAAREPSRFDLIKACLASPLFGMSADELATLDEDSVARDVLITGFLQYHELWRDYGFMRMFREFYGGGARERLAALPGAERRLTNMQHLAELLHLAETSGKTGMDSLIVWLNEKTGGNTGSGESELRLESDEDAVIITTVHKSKGLQYPVVFIPFAWDETDTKDVVFNDSGTRVLDLGSEDMALNRQKSTEESMQESMRLLYVALTRATDRCYLMNCNIHRSYNTALETLLLGEDASSLNSDYIRLEPAPQTDVIKSVPPEKAAPELAARQFEAGIDMSFGIMSYTSLSKGVYSEGRDVDASTNRRGDQPAGLGIPSMPKGAATGNMLHEVMELIDFKNPDADLIKEVMKRHGFDEKWLDAVSLIIQNVLSVEVEPGSRLEGIGMDKRLSELEFMLPVASLDSQHLNPVLKRSYMDTDLKSILEALDIKPSRGFLRGFIDLVFELNCKFYIVDWKSNYLGPEPEDYGDEALKNEMTAEYYVLQYHIYTLALHRYLMLRLPGYSYERHFGGVLYIFLRGVNNKKQTGIYRARPDEKTVGALAAGLLGEMDNV; this is translated from the coding sequence ATGATTTTCGACCTTGAAAAAATTCCCCTTCACGGCGTTCATCTGATCGAAGCCAGCGCAGGCACAGGAAAGACATACTCGATAGAAGGGCTCTACATAAGGCTCATAGAAAGCGGTCTGAGGCCGGATCAGATACTCGTGGTAACGTTCACCGAGGCCGCTACATCGGAATTGAGGGACAGGATTCGCACGCGCCTCAGAAAAAATCAGTCCATGCGGGAAAAAGAGGGCGACAGCGGAAAGGCCGGTCTCCTGCGCTCTGCCGTACTTGCTTTCGATACTGCGGCCATATTCACCATACACGGGTTCTGCTACCGCATGCTGAACGAGATGGCCTTTGAAACGGGCTCCGCATATGCACTCGAACTCATCACGGATCAGACGGACATCGCAATGGATACGGTCTGGGACTTCTTCAGGAAATATATCTACAATCTGCCGCAGGAGTACCTCGCCAGGGCTAAGCTGTCTCCAGACGATTTCCTGAAAACAGCCCGCATGGCAGGCCCGGGAACACGCATAATCCCAGAGGTTGCAAGGCCCGGCATCGAAAGCGGGATAGTCTCTGCCAAGACAGCATACAGCGATATCCAGGCGACATGGAAGCAGTCGAGGCATCAGGTCTGCGGCATACTCGAGACATCAAGTCTCCTGAACAGAAAATCCTACCAGAGAAAAACAGTCGCAAAAGCCATAGAGGAAATGGACGGTTTTGTTGAAGATGGTTTCACCACGGTCCTATTCGACAGGTTCAAATATTTCAGACATTCTTTTATGGCGGAAATGTCGAACAGGGCGGAAATTCACATCGACAGGCCGCTTCACCCGTTTTTCGAACACTGTGACGGTTTTGCCGAGATTTTCACCGGACTGAACGATGCATTCAATGCCATGACAATATGGCTCAAGCGTAAGTTCACAGACTTTTATATGAGCAACATGCCTCTTAAAAAGGAATCGCTCGGCAGTCTTCATTTCGACGACCTGCTCCTCAAGATGAGGCAGGCGCTCGCTTCAGGCGGCGAAGGCATGAAGAACGCCGTGAGGGAGAAATTCAAGGCCGCGCTCATTGACGAATTCCAGGACACTGACCCCGTGCAGTGGGAGATATTCAGCACGATTTTCTCGGACGGCACGATGTACCTCATCGGTGACCCCAAACAGTCCATATACGGCTTCAGGGGTGCTGACATATTCACATATCTAGATGCCAAGAAGGGCATTCCCGAAAAAAACATCCACCGGCTCGATACGAACCGCAGGTCTGTAAGCCCTCTGGTGGAAGCGGTCAACAGGCTGTTCGCAAAAGGGCCGTTCGGTCATGCGGGCATACCTTATGAAAGGGTCGAGCCCTATGGAAAAGAGCCGCAGACAGGGCTCACAGGAGAGCCTCTCAGGATATGGACGCTGGGAGACCCCTCAGCGGAAATGAACAAGGATGATGCTGCACGACAGGCGGCTGAGGCGGTTGCGGCCGAGGCGGCCAGACTCATAAACATTGAACACCTGCGGCCGGGATACATAGCCGTGCTTTCACGCAAATGGCGACAGGCAGATCTTGTCCGTGATGCCCTTGTCCGTCGAGGCATAAAGTGCATCATAACGAGCGATGAAAAAGTCTTTTCAAGCCCGGAGGCTCTGTTGATGAGACTCTTCCTCGACGCAGCAAGGGAACCTTCCAGGTTCGACCTTATAAAGGCATGTCTGGCAAGCCCCCTTTTCGGTATGTCGGCTGATGAACTGGCGACACTTGATGAAGATTCCGTCGCCAGGGATGTTCTTATAACCGGATTTCTGCAATATCACGAGCTCTGGAGGGACTATGGTTTCATGCGCATGTTCAGGGAGTTCTACGGCGGCGGTGCGAGAGAAAGGCTTGCCGCGCTGCCCGGGGCCGAGCGGAGGCTTACGAACATGCAGCACCTGGCCGAGCTTCTGCACCTGGCCGAGACCTCCGGTAAAACCGGAATGGATTCCCTGATAGTCTGGCTGAACGAGAAGACTGGCGGAAATACCGGATCCGGCGAATCCGAGCTGAGGCTTGAAAGCGACGAGGATGCGGTAATTATAACCACGGTCCACAAGAGCAAGGGCCTGCAGTACCCGGTGGTCTTCATCCCGTTCGCCTGGGACGAAACCGATACAAAAGACGTCGTCTTCAATGACAGCGGTACGCGCGTCCTCGACCTGGGCTCCGAGGATATGGCATTGAACAGACAAAAAAGCACCGAAGAATCCATGCAGGAGAGCATGCGCCTTCTGTACGTGGCGCTCACACGCGCGACCGACAGGTGCTATCTGATGAACTGCAATATCCACAGGAGCTATAATACGGCGCTTGAAACGCTTCTGCTGGGCGAAGACGCATCATCGCTCAACTCGGATTACATAAGACTCGAACCTGCACCGCAAACAGATGTCATAAAAAGTGTACCCCCTGAAAAGGCAGCACCTGAACTTGCTGCAAGGCAGTTCGAGGCAGGCATTGACATGAGCTTCGGCATCATGAGCTATACATCGCTCAGCAAGGGCGTTTATTCGGAAGGCCGCGATGTGGATGCATCCACCAACCGCCGCGGAGACCAGCCCGCGGGCCTCGGCATACCGTCCATGCCCAAAGGCGCTGCAACCGGCAACATGCTCCATGAAGTAATGGAGCTTATCGACTTTAAAAATCCGGATGCAGACCTCATCAAAGAGGTAATGAAAAGACACGGTTTCGATGAGAAGTGGCTCGATGCTGTAAGTTTAATTATACAAAACGTCCTTTCAGTGGAGGTTGAGCCGGGTTCCAGGCTGGAAGGCATAGGCATGGATAAAAGGCTTTCGGAACTCGAATTCATGCTTCCAGTCGCAAGCCTTGACTCACAGCACCTGAACCCGGTCTTGAAACGTTCATATATGGACACCGACCTGAAGTCCATCCTCGAGGCGCTCGACATAAAACCTTCGCGCGGGTTTTTAAGGGGTTTCATTGATCTCGTGTTTGAACTGAACTGCAAGTTCTACATCGTCGACTGGAAATCGAACTATCTCGGACCCGAGCCGGAAGACTATGGTGATGAAGCCTTGAAAAATGAAATGACCGCCGAATATTATGTGCTGCAGTACCATATCTATACCCTGGCCCTTCACAGATACCTCATGCTGAGGCTCCCCGGATACAGCTATGAAAGACATTTCGGCGGAGTGCTCTATATCTTTCTAAGGGGCGTGAATAATAAGAAGCAGACCGGTATATACCGCGCAAGGCCTGATGAGAAAACCGTCGGCGCGCTGGCCGCCGGACTGCTGGGGGAGATGGACAATGTCTGA
- a CDS encoding MBL fold metallo-hydrolase: MPIEKLIANGIKIIDIDEKIHILQGLNRSRSPYSNSFLITDGINMLLDTGCGISIIEPLLQSIKIDQAVLSHSHPDHTSGSWLLNNSGTGIFVPEENSDSIGNSDSLATRMVGKELSEAWKTQYLPATGYKDFTFAGSFSEGHEFFTGKITLTAISTPGHTNDHYCLWEPERKIIFGFDIDLSPFGPWYGNPESDIGLFIKSIARIRELPFETYLSSHAKPVSRAHALRRLSAYESVIDFRDSLIFELMPQDRPVIPSDITWISPIYGCDYKNKMDEILFYGETNMVLKHLQRLYNTGRIMMQDGTFMKRA, from the coding sequence ATGCCTATTGAAAAGCTTATCGCAAATGGAATCAAAATCATTGATATCGATGAAAAGATCCATATACTTCAGGGGCTTAACAGGAGCCGTTCCCCTTACTCCAACTCTTTTCTGATCACTGACGGCATCAATATGCTCCTTGATACAGGCTGCGGAATCAGTATTATCGAGCCTCTTCTTCAGAGCATCAAAATCGATCAGGCGGTACTGTCGCATTCACATCCCGACCACACATCGGGTTCATGGCTTTTAAACAATTCGGGTACAGGCATTTTCGTGCCTGAAGAAAACTCGGACTCAATAGGAAACTCCGATAGCCTCGCAACCCGGATGGTGGGAAAAGAACTGTCTGAAGCATGGAAAACCCAGTATCTGCCCGCAACAGGATACAAGGACTTTACCTTTGCCGGGTCATTTTCCGAGGGACATGAATTTTTCACCGGCAAGATTACGCTTACCGCAATCTCCACCCCCGGGCATACAAACGATCATTACTGTCTGTGGGAACCTGAGAGAAAGATCATATTCGGTTTCGATATAGACCTGAGCCCGTTCGGCCCCTGGTATGGAAACCCTGAAAGCGACATCGGCCTGTTTATAAAATCAATTGCCAGAATAAGGGAACTGCCTTTTGAGACATACCTTTCTTCCCACGCAAAACCGGTCAGCAGGGCTCATGCTTTAAGGCGCCTGTCCGCTTATGAATCCGTAATCGATTTCAGGGACAGCCTCATCTTCGAACTTATGCCTCAGGATAGACCTGTGATCCCTTCTGACATAACATGGATTTCCCCCATTTACGGGTGCGACTATAAGAACAAAATGGATGAGATCCTCTTTTATGGAGAAACAAATATGGTCTTAAAGCATCTTCAAAGGCTTTATAATACGGGCAGGATAATGATGCAGGACGGGACCTTCATGAAAAGGGCCTGA
- a CDS encoding redox-sensing transcriptional repressor Rex, whose product MPKIPLPVAARLPLYYEYVLETEKAGMPFISSNMIAGQLGYTSSTIRQDMMSLGKIDSSSSGYSISSLKAALEDVLGISKGANMALIGIGSLGLALAHSRQFMEKNFIIRALFDKKPDIIGSVIDGIPVYPMYVMPEVIQSERITIGIIATTPSSAQEVADSLVLSGIKGIWNFTHVALKVPRHVRVENVNVLPSLFKLSLLLKTDEKD is encoded by the coding sequence ATGCCCAAAATCCCCTTACCAGTGGCGGCCAGGCTGCCGCTTTATTATGAATATGTTCTTGAAACGGAAAAAGCGGGTATGCCCTTCATTTCTTCAAACATGATTGCCGGGCAACTGGGCTATACATCATCGACAATCCGCCAGGACATGATGTCGCTTGGAAAAATCGACAGTTCATCCAGCGGCTACAGCATATCAAGCCTTAAGGCTGCCCTTGAAGATGTGCTCGGCATATCAAAAGGCGCAAACATGGCGCTTATCGGTATCGGAAGCCTGGGTCTTGCTCTGGCGCACAGCAGGCAGTTCATGGAAAAAAACTTTATCATAAGGGCGCTGTTTGACAAAAAGCCGGATATCATCGGCTCGGTCATTGACGGCATACCTGTTTATCCCATGTATGTTATGCCCGAAGTAATTCAAAGCGAGCGCATCACTATTGGCATTATTGCCACTACGCCTTCTTCAGCCCAGGAGGTTGCAGATTCACTTGTTTTGTCAGGCATAAAAGGTATATGGAACTTCACGCATGTAGCGCTCAAGGTCCCCAGGCATGTCAGGGTGGAAAATGTAAATGTGCTTCCTTCACTTTTCAAGCTTTCCCTGCTTCTGAAAACCGATGAAAAAGATTGA
- the recC gene encoding exodeoxyribonuclease V subunit gamma, translated as MPGLYLHSGNSLSRLSERLTDIIRINPPETPLEPETILVQSRGMQRWLSMRLSEGLGIASNFRFPFPNAFINELFERVLGSAPDKRYAPERLLFAVMGIIEAAGEEKIFKALKKYISGDDTGIRLVQLSEHIADAFDQYLIFRPEIILGWENDKRFFADGQEKEAEEWQAIIWKKIISGLGPHPAGLKRDLIARLISEKPLHHPERISMFGISHLPNFHLEILKAYALTADVHVFVLNPCRQYWMDIESERNILGKEKKAGLSSQELHLETGNSLLASMGKQGGDFLGYLYGQDETITDEEGLWEEPDEATVLGRIKKGILDLSDGNDSSKRMIDPRDESIAVHSCHSPMREVEVLRDNILSMFEKDPSLKPEEILVMSPDINMYAPYVEAVFGGETGSGTYIPFNISDTQEIERPLSDGFFGLLGLSDRRFRASHIISLLDEPVIRTRFDITDDETTVIREWISAACIRWGIDAENRKGLGFDATGENTWRAGLDSLLLGYAMPGGILYKGILTAHGIEGERAHLLGRFLTFTDMAFHYGMRLSEKLDLNEWKDLLLKMVDDMLDTSECIQGAASLRSAISELAQTNGYHGRLCIQAVEYLIKTSIRKPVTGRFLTKGVTFCSLLPMRSIPMKIICLIGINDDAYPRQDIPAGFNLIRKNPRKGDRSLRDDDRYLFLESIISAGKRLYISYTGQDIRDNSKRPPSVLVSELLDHIKANFYIDGLKEDDPDERDKAFEDRFVTKHRLQGFSPKYFTGEDGRLFSYSKGDCETAKALIRKDPIPIKPFICSPVKCDPAEFRNLSAETLAEFFRNPVRFFLRRRLGISIRGSDEEIEDREAIKTGSLQNFKISQTIVESLMKETDPLPLLMASGLLPHGSLGEALYRELLGQAKELIATVMNIAGSGPTEIKAFELNHNGRVISGSFELKGGCPFSFRPSVISAKHILNAWLTHVMFNVLNEGGTSLLAGFEKKDKQRVPAVIRFGPLTDPEKTLGNILELFSSGISRPVHFFPEISMNYVESIRKKGEDKAFIAAKNAWIGNDFDQGEKDKDPYYLIYPGETSPIDEGFKEASAAFFSELLENCTWEEL; from the coding sequence ATGCCCGGCCTCTACCTGCATTCAGGAAACAGCTTATCAAGGCTTTCGGAAAGGCTTACGGACATCATCAGGATAAACCCTCCGGAAACACCCCTGGAGCCCGAAACAATACTTGTACAGAGCCGGGGCATGCAGAGATGGTTGTCAATGCGTTTGTCCGAAGGGCTGGGCATTGCTTCGAATTTCCGCTTCCCCTTCCCCAACGCCTTTATTAATGAGCTTTTCGAGCGTGTTCTCGGCTCAGCGCCTGATAAGAGATATGCTCCCGAACGTCTTCTTTTTGCGGTAATGGGAATAATAGAGGCTGCAGGGGAAGAGAAGATTTTTAAGGCGCTTAAAAAATACATCTCAGGTGACGATACCGGCATCAGACTAGTACAGCTCTCGGAGCACATAGCGGATGCATTCGATCAGTACCTTATCTTCAGGCCTGAGATAATTCTTGGATGGGAAAACGACAAGAGGTTCTTTGCGGACGGCCAGGAAAAAGAGGCAGAGGAATGGCAGGCAATAATATGGAAAAAAATAATTTCCGGCCTTGGACCCCATCCCGCAGGTTTAAAGAGGGATCTTATAGCAAGGCTCATCTCTGAAAAACCGCTTCATCATCCAGAGCGCATATCCATGTTCGGAATATCGCATCTTCCCAATTTCCATCTTGAAATACTGAAGGCTTACGCCTTGACTGCGGACGTGCATGTCTTCGTTCTCAATCCCTGCCGCCAGTACTGGATGGATATCGAATCCGAAAGGAATATCCTCGGAAAAGAAAAAAAGGCGGGGTTATCATCACAGGAACTGCATCTTGAGACAGGAAACAGCCTGCTTGCCTCTATGGGAAAGCAGGGCGGTGATTTTCTCGGGTACCTCTACGGCCAGGACGAAACGATAACGGATGAAGAGGGCCTCTGGGAAGAACCTGATGAAGCCACCGTCCTGGGCCGGATAAAAAAAGGCATACTCGACCTTTCAGACGGCAATGATTCCTCGAAACGCATGATAGACCCCCGCGACGAATCCATTGCCGTACATTCCTGCCACAGCCCGATGCGCGAAGTGGAGGTGCTCAGGGACAATATCCTGTCTATGTTCGAAAAGGACCCTTCACTCAAACCGGAAGAAATCCTCGTTATGTCGCCTGATATTAACATGTATGCGCCATATGTGGAGGCCGTATTCGGCGGCGAGACGGGTTCGGGGACATACATACCGTTTAACATTTCCGATACTCAGGAGATTGAAAGACCCCTCTCCGACGGTTTTTTCGGCCTGCTCGGCCTTTCCGACAGGCGCTTCAGGGCCTCTCATATCATCTCCCTGCTGGATGAGCCGGTAATAAGGACCAGATTCGACATAACAGATGATGAGACCACCGTCATAAGGGAGTGGATAAGTGCAGCCTGCATACGCTGGGGGATAGATGCGGAAAACAGAAAAGGGCTGGGCTTCGACGCGACCGGCGAGAACACATGGCGGGCAGGCCTCGACAGTCTGCTCCTGGGATACGCCATGCCTGGCGGCATCCTCTACAAAGGCATCCTGACCGCTCACGGCATCGAGGGCGAGAGGGCCCACCTGCTGGGGAGATTCCTCACATTCACCGATATGGCGTTTCATTACGGCATGAGGCTTTCGGAAAAACTGGATCTTAACGAATGGAAAGATCTCCTTCTGAAAATGGTGGATGACATGCTCGATACCAGTGAATGCATTCAGGGGGCAGCAAGTCTCAGGTCCGCAATATCGGAGCTGGCGCAAACAAACGGTTATCATGGCAGGCTTTGCATACAGGCAGTCGAGTACCTGATTAAGACCTCGATTAGAAAACCCGTAACGGGACGGTTCCTCACAAAAGGTGTTACATTCTGCTCTCTGCTTCCAATGAGGAGCATACCTATGAAGATCATCTGCCTCATCGGCATAAACGACGACGCCTATCCCAGGCAGGATATCCCCGCCGGATTCAACCTGATTCGTAAAAACCCCAGAAAGGGCGACCGCTCGCTGAGAGATGACGATAGGTACCTTTTCCTCGAATCCATTATTTCTGCAGGCAAGAGGCTATACATAAGCTATACAGGACAGGACATACGGGACAATTCGAAGAGGCCGCCGTCAGTTCTGGTAAGCGAACTGCTTGACCATATAAAAGCTAATTTCTACATAGACGGACTCAAAGAGGACGATCCGGATGAAAGAGACAAGGCCTTTGAAGACAGGTTCGTCACAAAACACAGACTTCAGGGGTTTTCCCCGAAATATTTCACGGGCGAAGACGGAAGGCTTTTCAGCTATTCGAAAGGCGACTGCGAAACCGCAAAGGCTCTTATCCGCAAGGATCCAATCCCCATAAAGCCGTTTATCTGCTCACCTGTAAAGTGTGATCCTGCGGAATTCAGAAACCTTTCCGCAGAGACTCTCGCCGAGTTCTTCAGAAACCCTGTAAGGTTCTTCCTGAGAAGAAGGCTCGGTATAAGCATAAGGGGCAGCGATGAAGAGATCGAGGACAGGGAGGCCATAAAAACCGGCAGCCTCCAGAATTTCAAAATAAGCCAGACTATCGTGGAAAGCCTCATGAAGGAAACGGATCCCCTGCCCCTGCTTATGGCAAGCGGCCTGCTTCCGCATGGCTCGCTGGGAGAGGCCCTTTACAGGGAGCTTCTCGGACAGGCAAAAGAGCTGATCGCGACCGTGATGAATATTGCAGGCTCGGGCCCTACCGAGATTAAAGCTTTTGAATTGAACCATAACGGCCGTGTAATATCGGGCAGCTTCGAACTCAAAGGCGGGTGCCCGTTTTCCTTCAGGCCCTCTGTCATAAGTGCCAAGCATATCTTAAACGCCTGGCTTACGCATGTCATGTTCAACGTTCTCAATGAGGGCGGGACATCTCTCCTTGCAGGATTCGAGAAAAAGGATAAACAGCGCGTACCTGCCGTAATAAGATTCGGACCCCTCACGGATCCCGAAAAAACACTCGGGAACATTCTTGAACTTTTCTCATCCGGCATTTCCCGTCCTGTCCATTTCTTCCCCGAGATATCCATGAACTATGTCGAAAGCATAAGGAAAAAAGGCGAGGATAAGGCGTTCATAGCAGCAAAAAACGCATGGATCGGAAACGATTTCGATCAGGGAGAAAAGGATAAAGACCCTTATTACCTCATATATCCGGGCGAGACATCCCCCATAGACGAAGGCTTCAAGGAAGCAAGCGCAGCCTTCTTCAGCGAACTTCTTGAAAACTGCACGTGGGAAGAATTATGA